In Halorussus limi, a genomic segment contains:
- a CDS encoding EamA family transporter, giving the protein MVGSGIWYATVSALLWGGYLFGLKRYFSEFSPAVVIVAANAAGVAWYLPVVLFAPADGPAFGELTLPALALVALVLVASAAAYLALLYALSAGDVSYVAPLGKLVPVFTLPLEVLLVGERLTLPQVVGVGFATLAVYLANYQRTGPLAPIRRAATHRPAQLALGSAALYGGVDVGTRVLLQGVGIRADVWVLVYTGGVGAVLLPVAARRWPDEFAPAVPKFVALGAVVAVATHTMTRAFAVLPASVVSPILNTQAIVAVVLGGLLLGEDRFALRLAAGAVAIVGISLIAFG; this is encoded by the coding sequence GTGGTAGGTTCCGGCATCTGGTACGCGACGGTCTCGGCGCTCCTCTGGGGCGGCTACCTCTTCGGCCTCAAGCGGTACTTCTCGGAGTTCTCGCCCGCGGTCGTCATCGTCGCGGCCAACGCGGCCGGGGTCGCGTGGTACCTCCCGGTCGTCCTGTTCGCGCCCGCCGACGGTCCCGCGTTCGGCGAGTTGACCCTCCCGGCGCTCGCGCTGGTCGCCCTCGTGCTGGTCGCCAGCGCCGCGGCGTACCTCGCGCTCCTCTACGCGCTCTCGGCCGGAGACGTGTCCTACGTCGCACCGCTCGGGAAACTCGTCCCGGTGTTCACGCTCCCGCTGGAGGTCCTGCTCGTCGGCGAGCGTCTCACTCTCCCCCAAGTCGTCGGCGTCGGGTTCGCCACGCTCGCGGTCTACCTCGCCAACTACCAGCGCACCGGCCCGCTCGCGCCGATTCGCCGCGCGGCGACCCACCGCCCCGCGCAACTCGCGCTCGGGAGCGCCGCGCTCTACGGCGGGGTGGACGTGGGGACTCGCGTTCTGTTGCAGGGCGTGGGCATCCGCGCGGACGTGTGGGTCCTCGTCTACACCGGCGGGGTCGGGGCCGTCCTCCTGCCGGTCGCGGCCCGCCGGTGGCCCGACGAGTTCGCCCCGGCCGTGCCGAAGTTCGTCGCGCTTGGCGCGGTCGTCGCGGTGGCGACCCACACCATGACACGGGCGTTCGCAGTCCTCCCGGCGAGCGTCGTCTCGCCGATTCTGAACACGCAGGCCATCGTCGCCGTCGTCCTCGGCGGTCTGCTGTTGGGCGAGGACCGCTTCGCGCTCCGACTCGCCGCCGGGGCGGTCGCTATCGTCGGCATCTCGCTCATCGCGTTCGGGTGA
- a CDS encoding DUF4352 domain-containing protein has translation MQRRKLIAALGAGLFAGCTGSESTTPTTDGTSATPTTAAEEAGTDATTGSESATETDSASAKAIRVGERVDDEQMSMVVRGVEKTEQLGEFSKASSGNTFVVVRLAVKNTTTDAYLDFSGFLQTRLKDGSDYTYDQTITASGRTFTGGQLVPGEVARGDLVYEVPKDASGLTLQFDFQAVSFLTLDRVSVDLESAASSADDLKQNLQVDVHSEGDAVSNGGVEVMVNGVEFTEQLGDLTSAGEGKEFAVVDIATTNGTGKAQNISTALQMLAKDGRGRTYPMSVGAAASLDRSYDQTSALADGETRRGKVAYEVPKGVSPLYWAFEFSLWTNGDKTFWKLR, from the coding sequence GTGCAACGACGAAAGCTAATCGCGGCCCTCGGTGCCGGACTGTTCGCCGGGTGTACCGGTTCCGAATCGACGACTCCGACCACGGACGGGACGTCCGCGACCCCGACGACGGCGGCCGAGGAGGCCGGAACGGACGCGACGACCGGAAGCGAATCCGCGACCGAGACCGACTCGGCGAGCGCGAAGGCGATACGGGTCGGCGAACGAGTGGACGACGAGCAGATGAGCATGGTGGTCCGCGGCGTGGAGAAGACCGAGCAGCTCGGCGAGTTCTCGAAGGCGTCGAGCGGGAACACGTTCGTCGTGGTGCGTCTCGCGGTCAAGAACACGACGACGGACGCTTATCTCGATTTCAGCGGCTTCCTCCAGACCCGACTGAAAGACGGGTCGGACTACACCTACGACCAGACCATCACCGCGAGCGGTCGGACCTTCACCGGCGGGCAACTCGTCCCCGGCGAGGTCGCTCGCGGCGACCTCGTCTACGAGGTTCCGAAGGACGCCTCGGGGCTGACCCTCCAGTTCGACTTCCAAGCGGTCTCGTTCCTGACGCTGGACCGAGTGAGCGTGGACCTCGAATCGGCGGCGAGTTCGGCCGACGACCTGAAGCAGAATCTACAGGTCGACGTACACAGCGAAGGCGACGCCGTCAGCAACGGCGGCGTCGAGGTGATGGTCAACGGCGTGGAGTTCACCGAACAACTCGGCGACCTCACCTCGGCCGGGGAGGGCAAGGAGTTCGCCGTGGTCGACATCGCCACGACGAACGGGACGGGGAAGGCCCAGAACATCTCGACGGCGCTCCAGATGCTCGCCAAGGACGGCCGGGGTCGAACCTACCCGATGAGCGTCGGCGCGGCCGCGTCGCTCGACCGGTCGTACGACCAGACCTCGGCGCTGGCCGACGGCGAGACCCGACGCGGGAAGGTCGCCTACGAGGTCCCGAAAGGTGTCAGTCCGCTCTACTGGGCTTTCGAGTTCTCGCTCTGGACGAACGGCGACAAGACGTTCTGGAAGTTGCGGTAG
- the gfo6 gene encoding D-xylose 1-dehydrogenase Gfo6 yields the protein MDLDAHFEEFAARDWQTAEEGTVRVALVGLGEFARDHVLPAVAGDAGGPTDRTSFCEVTALVSGSPEKAESVADEYGVETVLDYDEFEAGEGVDAFDAVYVAGPNALHLDYARTAADHGKHVLCEKPIEASADRAREMVRACEDAGVTLMVGYRPQVEPATRRLRGLIRDGALGDPVAFHGWFTGHILEQGGPDQWRLDPDLAGGGALMDVGVYPLNAVRFLFGSDPVAAQATTSTPDAEFEGVDEHVAFQLEFPEGETASCTASYRAQDDDRLRVVGTEGQAALNPAFNSEINPTLTLEVGDERVEYTGPYVNEVAEEFDYFAHCVLTDTRPEPDGRDSVADMEAVEAIYESAETGRQVEVGETES from the coding sequence ATGGACCTCGACGCTCACTTCGAGGAGTTCGCGGCCCGCGACTGGCAGACCGCCGAGGAGGGGACGGTCCGGGTGGCGTTGGTCGGTCTCGGCGAGTTCGCGCGCGACCACGTCCTGCCCGCGGTGGCGGGCGACGCGGGCGGCCCGACCGACCGCACGTCCTTCTGCGAAGTCACGGCGCTGGTCAGCGGGTCGCCCGAGAAAGCCGAGTCGGTCGCCGACGAGTACGGCGTGGAGACCGTCCTCGACTACGACGAGTTCGAGGCGGGCGAGGGCGTAGACGCCTTCGACGCCGTCTACGTCGCAGGGCCGAACGCGCTCCACCTCGACTACGCCCGGACCGCGGCCGACCACGGCAAGCACGTCCTCTGCGAGAAACCCATCGAGGCGAGCGCCGACCGCGCCCGGGAGATGGTCCGGGCCTGCGAGGACGCGGGCGTGACGCTGATGGTCGGCTACCGGCCGCAGGTCGAACCCGCGACGCGCCGGCTTCGGGGCCTGATTCGGGACGGCGCGCTCGGCGACCCGGTGGCGTTCCACGGCTGGTTCACCGGCCACATCCTCGAACAGGGCGGTCCCGACCAGTGGCGACTCGACCCGGACCTCGCGGGCGGCGGCGCGCTGATGGACGTGGGCGTCTACCCGCTCAACGCGGTCCGGTTCCTGTTCGGGTCGGACCCGGTCGCGGCGCAGGCGACGACCAGCACGCCCGACGCCGAGTTCGAGGGCGTGGACGAACACGTCGCCTTCCAGTTGGAGTTCCCGGAGGGCGAGACCGCCTCCTGCACCGCCAGTTACCGCGCGCAGGACGACGACCGCCTCCGCGTCGTCGGCACCGAGGGGCAGGCCGCGCTGAACCCGGCGTTCAACTCCGAAATCAATCCGACGCTGACGCTCGAAGTCGGCGACGAGCGCGTCGAGTACACCGGGCCGTACGTCAACGAGGTCGCCGAGGAGTTCGACTACTTCGCCCACTGCGTCCTCACCGATACCCGGCCGGAACCCGACGGCCGCGACAGCGTGGCCGACATGGAAGCGGTCGAGGCCATCTACGAGTCGGCAGAGACAGGGCGACAGGTCGAAGTCGGCGAGACGGAGAGTTGA
- a CDS encoding class 1 fructose-bisphosphatase, whose product MSGPESPTAETDDAIGEALAVVARSAPEIRGGLAGRRTKTGGENASGETQLAADVWADELLAERLTAIEGVGQFASEERDEVVDAGDGEYAVAVDPLDGSSNLRSNNSMGTILGVYDAELPASGRDLVAAAYVLYGPITTMVAARDGEVTEYVIESEARSASDRSSGDSREQTAEAREDGEVRRRAVREDVTLPEDPTVYGFGGRVPDWTDRFADYAREIEDELKLRYGGAMIGDVNQVVTYGGVFAYPELRSRPEGKLRLQFEGNPIAYIVESAGGASSNGETSLLDADVAELHQRTPVYVGNEELIERLEAGF is encoded by the coding sequence ATGAGCGGCCCCGAATCGCCGACCGCGGAGACCGACGACGCTATCGGTGAGGCCCTCGCGGTCGTCGCCCGGTCGGCCCCGGAAATCCGGGGCGGACTCGCGGGGCGACGCACGAAGACCGGCGGCGAGAACGCCTCCGGCGAGACCCAACTGGCGGCCGACGTGTGGGCCGACGAGTTGCTCGCCGAGCGTCTGACCGCCATCGAGGGCGTCGGCCAGTTCGCCAGCGAGGAGCGCGACGAAGTCGTGGACGCGGGCGACGGGGAGTACGCCGTCGCCGTCGACCCTCTCGACGGGTCGTCGAACCTCCGGTCGAACAACTCGATGGGGACCATCCTCGGGGTCTACGACGCCGAACTCCCGGCGTCGGGCCGGGACCTCGTGGCCGCGGCGTACGTCCTCTACGGTCCCATCACGACGATGGTGGCCGCCCGCGACGGCGAGGTCACGGAGTACGTGATAGAGAGCGAGGCGCGAAGCGCCTCGGACCGTTCGAGCGGCGATAGCCGCGAGCAGACAGCGGAGGCGCGAGAGGACGGCGAGGTCCGCCGGCGCGCGGTCCGCGAGGACGTGACCTTGCCCGAGGACCCGACGGTCTACGGGTTCGGCGGGCGCGTGCCCGACTGGACCGACCGGTTCGCCGACTACGCCCGAGAAATCGAGGACGAACTCAAACTCCGCTACGGCGGGGCGATGATAGGCGACGTGAATCAGGTCGTGACCTACGGCGGCGTCTTCGCCTACCCGGAACTCCGGTCGCGACCCGAGGGCAAGTTGCGCCTCCAGTTCGAGGGCAACCCCATCGCGTACATCGTGGAGTCGGCGGGCGGCGCGTCCTCGAACGGCGAAACCTCGCTACTGGACGCCGACGTGGCGGAACTCCACCAGCGCACGCCGGTCTACGTCGGCAACGAGGAACTCATCGAGCGACTGGAAGCCGGATTCTGA